The following proteins are encoded in a genomic region of Clostridium kluyveri:
- a CDS encoding transcription repressor NadR — protein MNSKERRIYIREILEKSDMPQKGHILSEKLGVTRQIIVKDIAILRAEGTDIIATPEGYLIPKSEKNLVKQVIAVSHKTTEIEDELKAIVKFGGKVQDVIVEHSIYGEIKAMLMIKTLYDIENFMNKVKEHRAEPLLILTGGVHLHTIVAENYDILENIKGELKNKNYIIYD, from the coding sequence ATGAATTCTAAAGAAAGAAGAATATATATTAGAGAAATTTTAGAGAAAAGTGATATGCCTCAAAAAGGTCATATTTTATCCGAAAAGTTAGGTGTTACCAGACAGATAATAGTTAAAGATATAGCTATTCTAAGAGCAGAAGGCACAGATATAATAGCAACTCCAGAGGGATATTTAATTCCAAAATCCGAAAAAAATTTAGTAAAACAGGTAATAGCAGTTTCTCATAAAACCACTGAAATAGAGGATGAACTTAAAGCTATAGTTAAATTTGGCGGTAAAGTTCAAGATGTAATAGTGGAACATTCTATTTATGGAGAAATAAAAGCCATGCTTATGATAAAGACCTTATATGATATAGAAAATTTTATGAATAAGGTGAAAGAACATAGGGCAGAACCGCTGCTTATATTAACAGGAGGAGTTCATTTACATACTATAGTGGCAGAAAATTATGATATACTTGAAAATATAAAAGGTGAATTAAAAAATAAAAATTATATAATCTATGATTAA
- the gyrB gene encoding DNA topoisomerase (ATP-hydrolyzing) subunit B: protein MPQEKKQTYDENQIQILEGLEAVRKRPGMYIGSTSLRGLHHLVYEIVDNSIDEALAGYCDKIDVVIHEDNSVTVADNGRGMPVGIHHKIKKPTVEVIMTILHAGGKFGGGGYKVSGGLHGVGASVVNALSEICEVEVKREKHIWKQVFKRGKVATGLEIIGDSEEHGTKTYFKPDKEIFDEVDFDYDMLSQRLRELAFLNKGIAITLKDERSGKGELFHYEGGIKSFVTYLNRNKQTIHKEPIYVEGIKGDYSVEIAFQYNNGYSENIFSFANNIDTIEGGTHLAGFKSALTRVFNDYAKKFNILKENDKNLSGEDIREGITAVISIKLVDPQFEGQTKTKLGNSEVRGIVDNIMAESLSDFLQENPQAAKIIIDKSLVASRAREAARKARELTRRKTVLENTSLPGKLADCSSKDPSECEVYLVEGDSAGGSAKQGRDRRFQAILPLRGKIMNVEKQRLDKILGYEEIRAMITAFGAGIGKDFDISKIRYNKIIIMTDADVDGAHIRTLLLTFFYRYMRELVEKCHVYIAQPPLYKVAKNKKDYYAYSDKELEILLNEIGGKNSNVNIQRYKGLGEMDSEQLWDTTMNPETRTLIQVNVEDTIVADEIFTILMGDKVEPRKDFIIENAKKVVNLDI from the coding sequence ATGCCACAAGAAAAAAAACAGACTTATGATGAAAATCAAATACAGATATTAGAAGGATTAGAGGCAGTTAGAAAAAGACCGGGTATGTATATTGGAAGTACCAGTTTAAGAGGACTTCATCACCTAGTATATGAAATAGTAGATAATAGCATTGATGAAGCATTAGCAGGATATTGCGATAAAATAGATGTGGTTATACATGAGGATAACTCTGTAACAGTCGCAGACAACGGTAGAGGAATGCCGGTTGGTATACACCATAAAATAAAGAAACCTACAGTAGAAGTAATAATGACAATATTACATGCAGGTGGAAAGTTCGGCGGTGGTGGCTATAAGGTTTCAGGTGGCCTTCATGGAGTTGGTGCATCTGTAGTAAATGCTTTATCTGAAATTTGTGAAGTTGAAGTAAAAAGAGAAAAACATATATGGAAACAGGTATTTAAGAGAGGTAAGGTAGCTACAGGATTAGAAATAATAGGGGATAGTGAAGAACATGGAACAAAAACATACTTCAAGCCAGATAAAGAAATATTTGATGAAGTAGATTTCGATTATGATATGCTTTCTCAAAGACTCAGAGAACTGGCATTTTTGAATAAAGGTATAGCCATAACCTTAAAAGATGAAAGAAGTGGTAAAGGAGAACTATTTCACTATGAAGGAGGAATAAAATCTTTTGTAACCTACCTTAATAGAAATAAACAAACAATTCACAAAGAGCCAATATATGTAGAAGGCATTAAAGGTGATTACTCTGTAGAAATTGCTTTTCAATACAATAATGGATATTCTGAAAATATTTTTTCTTTTGCAAATAATATAGATACAATAGAGGGGGGAACTCATCTAGCAGGGTTTAAATCCGCCTTAACAAGAGTTTTTAACGATTATGCAAAAAAATTTAACATATTGAAAGAAAATGATAAAAATTTATCAGGAGAGGATATAAGAGAAGGTATTACTGCAGTAATATCTATAAAACTTGTAGATCCTCAATTTGAAGGCCAAACTAAAACAAAACTTGGAAATAGTGAAGTTAGGGGTATAGTTGATAATATAATGGCAGAATCTTTAAGCGATTTTTTACAAGAGAATCCTCAAGCTGCAAAAATTATAATCGATAAATCACTGGTTGCGTCACGTGCAAGAGAGGCAGCGAGGAAAGCAAGAGAACTTACAAGACGTAAAACTGTACTTGAAAATACATCTCTTCCAGGAAAACTTGCAGATTGCTCATCTAAAGATCCATCTGAATGTGAAGTATATTTAGTTGAGGGAGATTCAGCAGGTGGATCAGCCAAACAGGGTAGGGATAGAAGATTTCAAGCTATACTTCCTCTGAGGGGTAAAATAATGAATGTAGAAAAGCAAAGACTTGATAAAATACTGGGATATGAAGAAATAAGAGCTATGATAACGGCATTTGGAGCAGGAATAGGAAAAGATTTTGATATTAGTAAGATAAGATACAATAAGATAATAATAATGACAGATGCGGATGTAGATGGTGCACATATAAGAACATTACTGCTCACCTTTTTTTATAGATATATGAGAGAACTTGTTGAAAAATGTCATGTTTATATAGCTCAACCACCTCTATACAAAGTAGCTAAAAATAAAAAAGACTATTATGCTTACTCAGATAAAGAATTGGAAATATTACTTAATGAAATAGGAGGAAAAAATAGTAATGTAAATATACAAAGATATAAAGGACTTGGAGAAATGGATTCTGAACAGCTATGGGATACTACTATGAATCCAGAAACAAGAACTTTAATACAAGTTAATGTGGAAGATACAATTGTTGCAGATGAAATTTTTACTATACTTATGGGTGACAAAGTAGAACCTCGTAAAGATTTTATAATAGAAAATGCAAAGAAAGTTGTTAACTTAGATATATAG
- the yaaA gene encoding S4 domain-containing protein YaaA, which translates to MDEIKINTDTIKLDSFLKWCGAVSQGSEAKIFIKDGMVKVNGEIETRRGRKLFKGYIVEFGVNTYKII; encoded by the coding sequence ATGGATGAAATTAAAATTAATACAGATACAATAAAGCTGGATTCTTTTTTAAAATGGTGTGGAGCAGTTTCCCAAGGATCTGAAGCCAAGATATTTATAAAAGACGGTATGGTAAAAGTAAATGGAGAAATAGAAACAAGGAGGGGACGAAAGTTATTTAAAGGCTATATAGTTGAATTTGGAGTAAATACGTATAAAATTATATAA
- the recF gene encoding DNA replication/repair protein RecF (All proteins in this family for which functions are known are DNA-binding proteins that assist the filamentation of RecA onto DNA for the initiation of recombination or recombinational repair.): MYIKYLKLINFRNYKELDIEFDKNVNIFVGDNAQGKTNILESMYYCSIGKSPRTSKDKELINWDNKESYIKVHILKKSFNKKIEIKIFKEGKKGININSIKVSKLSELMGVLNVVMFSPEDLKIIKESPVYRRKFLDIELCKFSKKYYYSLVQYNKVLTARNIILKKWNKGNYIDILQVYDKQLAKYGEVIIKLRNEYLKKLSEKGKVIHSDITSGIENIEFRYITCLTNFDNIEDNLFEILEFNRKKDIYKGITLYGPHRDDFIVNINGINVRNFGSQGQQRTSILTMKFASLEIIKEIIGEYPVLLLDDVLSELDKNRQKYILSSIKEIQTFITCTEIGDIKKNIIDEAQLFIVKKGKVSRI, from the coding sequence ATGTATATAAAATATTTAAAACTAATCAATTTTAGAAATTACAAAGAGTTAGATATAGAGTTTGATAAAAATGTAAATATATTCGTAGGAGATAATGCACAGGGAAAGACAAATATATTGGAAAGTATGTATTACTGCAGTATAGGTAAATCACCCAGAACAAGCAAGGATAAAGAATTAATAAATTGGGACAATAAAGAGTCATACATAAAAGTCCACATATTAAAGAAATCATTTAACAAGAAAATAGAAATAAAAATATTTAAAGAAGGTAAAAAAGGAATAAATATAAACTCTATAAAAGTAAGTAAATTATCTGAGCTCATGGGAGTTCTTAATGTAGTTATGTTTTCACCGGAAGATTTAAAAATAATAAAGGAATCTCCTGTTTATAGAAGAAAATTTTTAGATATTGAACTTTGTAAATTCAGTAAAAAATATTATTATAGCTTAGTTCAATATAATAAAGTATTAACTGCGAGAAATATTATTCTTAAAAAGTGGAACAAAGGTAATTATATAGATATTCTTCAGGTATATGATAAACAATTAGCAAAGTATGGTGAAGTTATAATAAAACTTAGAAATGAGTATTTAAAAAAACTTAGTGAAAAAGGAAAAGTTATTCACAGTGACATAACTTCTGGAATTGAAAATATAGAATTTAGATATATAACATGTTTAACAAATTTTGATAATATAGAAGATAATCTATTTGAAATTTTGGAATTTAATAGAAAAAAAGATATATATAAAGGCATTACACTCTATGGACCCCATAGAGATGATTTTATTGTGAATATAAATGGAATTAATGTCAGAAATTTTGGTTCTCAGGGACAGCAAAGAACTTCAATATTAACTATGAAATTTGCTTCTCTTGAAATAATAAAAGAAATTATAGGAGAATATCCTGTATTGCTTTTAGACGATGTTTTATCCGAATTGGATAAAAATAGGCAAAAATATATATTAAGTTCTATAAAGGAAATACAAACATTTATAACTTGTACTGAAATTGGTGATATAAAAAAAAATATAATAGATGAAGCTCAATTATTTATTGTAAAAAAAGGAAAAGTTAGCAGAATTTAA
- a CDS encoding HD domain-containing protein, whose product MNVKELELFNKLSIQEQKHSIKVAYDIKFFCKENNEIDMDLLLKAALLHDIGKIYRKLNLIDKSIIVLLNSISKGKIKSFFKNEKINVYYNHGRIGRELLERIKCDKKLLYLVEHHHNFEIYNNLELNTLRFYDKKN is encoded by the coding sequence TTGAATGTAAAAGAATTAGAATTATTTAACAAATTATCTATACAAGAACAGAAACATTCTATAAAAGTGGCATATGATATAAAATTTTTTTGTAAAGAAAATAATGAAATTGATATGGATTTATTATTGAAAGCGGCACTTCTACATGACATAGGCAAGATATATAGAAAACTGAATTTGATAGATAAATCTATAATAGTATTATTGAATAGTATATCTAAAGGAAAAATAAAAAGTTTTTTTAAAAATGAAAAAATAAATGTATATTATAATCATGGTAGAATTGGAAGAGAATTATTGGAAAGAATAAAATGTGATAAAAAATTACTTTATTTAGTAGAGCATCATCATAATTTTGAAATATACAATAATCTGGAATTAAATACACTTAGATTTTATGATAAAAAAAATTAA
- the remB gene encoding extracellular matrix regulator RemB, with the protein MFLHLGENIVVPIKDVIGIFNVETSTYSSDTTQFLRMAEEDGFIQKITNDKPKSFIIAEVNKKSKIYLSPISSSTLTKRSEILYYEL; encoded by the coding sequence ATGTTTCTACACTTAGGCGAAAATATAGTTGTTCCAATAAAAGATGTAATTGGTATATTTAATGTTGAGACTTCAACATATAGCTCTGATACGACTCAATTTTTAAGGATGGCTGAAGAAGATGGATTTATACAAAAGATTACAAATGATAAACCTAAATCTTTTATTATTGCAGAAGTAAATAAAAAAAGTAAAATTTACTTGTCACCTATATCTTCATCCACATTGACTAAGAGATCGGAAATTCTATACTATGAACTTTAA
- the dnaA gene encoding chromosomal replication initiator protein DnaA, whose amino-acid sequence MNAHPKEIWEQCLNIIKGETTEVSFNTWIKSITPISIENDTFMLTVPNDLTKGILSNKYTDLIIRALQMVTSQKYNVKFLISSELPEEFLTLDTINEQNIKGSIIVTDEMSAMLNPKYTFTSFVIGNSNRFAHAASLAVAESPAKAYNPLFIYGGVGLGKTHLMHAIGHHILHNNTSCKVVYVSSEKFTNELINSIKDDKNVEFRSKYRNIDVLLIDDIQFIAGKERTQEEFFHTFNALYEANKQIILSSDRPPKEIPTLEDRLRSRFEWGLIADIQPPDFETRMAILKKKADVEKLNIPNEVMAYIATKIKSNIRELEGALIRIVAFSSLTNKEISVDLAIEALKDIISSGQSKQVTIELIQDVVSNYYNLKVSDFKSSRRTRNVAFPRQIAMYLCRKLTDMSLPKIGEEFGGRDHTTVIHAYEKISNNLKKDESLKNAVNDLTKRLDQQ is encoded by the coding sequence ATGAATGCCCATCCAAAAGAAATATGGGAACAATGCTTAAACATAATAAAAGGTGAGACTACTGAAGTAAGCTTTAATACGTGGATCAAAAGTATTACTCCTATATCTATTGAAAATGATACATTTATGTTAACTGTACCAAATGACCTTACCAAAGGTATACTAAGCAATAAATATACTGATTTAATAATTAGGGCGCTGCAGATGGTTACTTCACAAAAATACAATGTTAAATTTTTAATTTCATCTGAATTACCCGAAGAATTTTTAACTTTAGATACTATAAATGAACAAAATATAAAAGGTTCAATAATAGTAACAGATGAAATGTCAGCTATGTTAAACCCAAAATATACTTTCACCTCATTTGTCATAGGTAACAGTAACAGATTTGCCCATGCAGCATCTCTTGCTGTAGCAGAATCACCAGCAAAAGCATATAATCCTTTATTTATATATGGAGGTGTAGGTTTAGGTAAAACCCATCTAATGCACGCTATAGGACATCACATATTGCATAATAATACTAGCTGTAAAGTAGTATATGTTTCTTCTGAAAAATTCACTAATGAATTAATAAATTCTATAAAAGATGATAAAAATGTTGAATTTAGAAGCAAATATAGAAACATAGATGTTTTACTTATAGATGATATTCAATTTATAGCTGGTAAAGAAAGAACTCAGGAAGAATTTTTTCACACTTTCAATGCACTATATGAAGCTAACAAACAAATAATTCTATCAAGTGATAGACCCCCAAAGGAAATACCTACACTGGAAGACAGACTTAGATCTAGATTTGAATGGGGGCTTATAGCTGATATCCAACCCCCTGACTTTGAAACAAGAATGGCTATATTAAAAAAGAAAGCTGATGTTGAAAAATTAAATATTCCAAACGAGGTAATGGCATACATAGCAACAAAAATCAAATCAAATATACGGGAACTAGAGGGAGCTTTAATACGAATAGTTGCCTTTTCATCACTTACAAATAAAGAAATAAGTGTAGATTTGGCAATAGAAGCACTAAAAGATATAATATCAAGTGGACAGTCAAAACAAGTTACAATAGAATTAATACAAGATGTAGTATCTAACTATTATAATTTGAAAGTATCTGATTTTAAATCATCAAGGAGAACCAGAAATGTGGCTTTTCCAAGACAAATAGCTATGTATTTGTGTAGAAAACTTACAGATATGTCCCTACCTAAAATAGGAGAAGAATTCGGTGGAAGAGATCACACAACTGTAATACATGCTTATGAAAAGATATCCAATAATTTAAAAAAAGATGAAAGTCTTAAAAATGCTGTGAATGATCTAACTAAAAGATTAGATCAACAATAA
- the gyrA gene encoding DNA gyrase subunit A, translating into MFDEGKVLPIDISQEMKKSYIDYAMSVIVSRALPDVRDGLKPVHRRILYSMYELGITPEKGYRKCARIVGDVLGKYHPHGDSSVYDALVRMAQDFSIRYTLVDGHGNFGSVDGDSAAAMRYTEAKMDKITVEMLRGINKNTVDFIPNFDGEEKEPVVLPSRFPNLLVNGSAGIAVGMATNIPPHNLVEVINGVIMIIENPEVTIYELMTSIKGPDFPTAGIIVGTSGIKSAYETGRGKIIVRAKTEIQEEKGKNRIVITEIPYQVNKSKLIENMADLVKNKRIDGISDIRDESDRDGMRIVVELKRDANANITLNQLYKHTRMQDTFGVIMLTLVDNEPKVLNLKQMLVHYLKFQEEILTRRTKFELDKAEARAHILEGLRIALDYIDEVINLIRSSKTTEIARNGLIDKFNLSEKQAQAILDMRLQRLTGLEREKIENEYNELMDIIKHLKEILENKSILLNMIKDELIEIRDKYGDERRTEIQISNDDINIEDLIEEEEVVITLTHAGYIKRISADTYSSQRRGGKGIQAMTTKEDDFVEHIFITSTHSHILFFTNKGKVYKLKGYEIPDAGRTAKGTNLVNLLPLDGDDQIQAVISFKEIDDDNYFIMATKQGLVKKTEINQYASIRKNGLNAINLRDGDELIGVKMTTGDSEVLIFTKNGYAIRFSEKDVRPTGRNTTGVKAITLRKKDIAVAMDIASNDEDILVVSENGFGKRTPVTEYTIHKRGGKGIITYKSTEKTGLIVGARVVKDEDEMMLINSSNVAIRLNVSDISTTSRNAMGVTLMRTEEEQRVVAIAKINCTE; encoded by the coding sequence ATGTTTGATGAAGGAAAAGTTTTACCGATAGACATAAGTCAAGAGATGAAAAAAAGTTATATAGATTATGCGATGAGTGTTATTGTCAGTCGTGCACTTCCAGATGTACGTGATGGGTTAAAACCAGTTCATAGAAGAATATTATATTCTATGTATGAACTGGGAATTACTCCTGAAAAAGGATATAGGAAATGTGCAAGAATTGTAGGAGATGTTTTAGGTAAATACCATCCACATGGAGATTCATCTGTTTATGATGCTCTTGTTAGAATGGCTCAGGACTTTTCTATTAGATATACTTTAGTTGATGGTCATGGAAATTTTGGCTCTGTAGATGGAGATAGCGCTGCAGCTATGAGATATACAGAAGCCAAAATGGATAAAATAACTGTTGAAATGTTAAGGGGAATAAATAAAAATACAGTAGACTTTATTCCAAATTTCGATGGTGAGGAAAAGGAACCAGTGGTTTTACCTTCAAGATTTCCAAATTTACTTGTAAATGGTTCTGCAGGAATAGCAGTAGGTATGGCTACCAATATACCACCACATAATCTTGTTGAAGTTATAAATGGGGTTATAATGATAATAGAGAATCCAGAAGTTACTATTTACGAACTTATGACATCTATAAAAGGACCTGATTTTCCAACAGCGGGAATAATAGTTGGTACATCTGGCATAAAAAGTGCTTATGAAACCGGAAGAGGAAAAATAATAGTAAGGGCTAAAACTGAAATTCAAGAAGAAAAAGGCAAAAATAGAATAGTAATAACTGAGATTCCATACCAGGTAAATAAATCTAAACTTATAGAAAATATGGCGGATTTAGTTAAAAATAAAAGAATAGATGGTATATCAGATATTAGAGATGAATCAGATAGAGATGGAATGAGAATTGTTGTAGAATTAAAAAGAGATGCCAATGCTAATATAACTTTAAATCAGTTGTATAAACATACAAGAATGCAGGATACTTTTGGAGTTATAATGCTAACACTTGTGGATAATGAGCCTAAAGTTTTAAATTTGAAACAGATGCTTGTACATTATTTGAAATTTCAAGAAGAGATTTTGACCAGAAGGACTAAATTTGAATTAGATAAAGCAGAAGCAAGAGCTCACATTCTCGAAGGGTTAAGAATAGCATTGGACTATATTGATGAGGTAATAAATCTAATAAGATCATCTAAAACTACAGAAATCGCACGAAATGGTTTAATAGATAAATTTAATCTTTCTGAAAAACAGGCACAGGCTATTTTGGATATGAGACTTCAAAGGCTTACAGGACTTGAAAGAGAAAAAATTGAAAATGAATATAATGAACTAATGGATATAATAAAACACCTTAAGGAAATATTAGAGAATAAATCAATTCTATTAAATATGATTAAGGATGAATTAATCGAAATAAGAGATAAATATGGTGATGAAAGAAGAACTGAAATACAAATAAGTAATGATGATATAAATATTGAGGATCTTATCGAAGAAGAAGAAGTGGTTATAACTTTAACTCATGCAGGATACATAAAAAGAATTTCTGCAGATACTTATTCTTCTCAGAGAAGAGGTGGAAAGGGAATACAAGCCATGACTACAAAAGAAGATGATTTTGTAGAGCATATATTTATTACTTCCACTCACAGTCATATTTTATTTTTTACCAATAAGGGGAAAGTATACAAATTAAAAGGTTATGAAATTCCTGATGCAGGTAGGACAGCTAAAGGTACTAATCTGGTTAATCTGTTGCCTTTGGATGGAGATGATCAAATTCAAGCAGTTATATCTTTTAAAGAGATTGATGATGATAATTATTTTATAATGGCTACTAAACAGGGATTAGTTAAAAAGACTGAAATAAATCAATATGCATCTATAAGGAAAAATGGGTTAAATGCTATAAATTTAAGAGATGGAGATGAACTTATAGGTGTTAAAATGACTACGGGTGATAGTGAAGTGTTAATTTTCACTAAAAATGGATACGCTATAAGATTTAGTGAAAAAGATGTAAGGCCCACTGGAAGAAATACGACAGGAGTTAAAGCTATAACCTTAAGAAAAAAAGATATTGCTGTTGCCATGGATATTGCAAGTAATGATGAAGATATTTTGGTAGTTAGTGAAAATGGATTCGGAAAAAGAACTCCAGTAACTGAATATACTATTCATAAAAGAGGCGGAAAAGGAATTATAACCTATAAATCTACGGAAAAAACAGGCTTAATAGTAGGTGCTAGAGTTGTAAAAGATGAGGATGAGATGATGCTCATAAATAGTAGTAATGTAGCTATAAGGCTTAATGTATCTGATATTTCTACTACTAGTAGAAATGCTATGGGAGTCACCCTCATGCGTACAGAAGAGGAACAAAGAGTTGTAGCTATAGCTAAAATAAATTGTACTGAATAA
- the dnaN gene encoding DNA polymerase III subunit beta, with protein sequence MKFLCTKNKLQESIFTVQKAITGKSSMPVLNGILLEAHNDTIKLTGSDIDLSIITTIQAEVQEEGSIVIDSRIFGDIIRKLPNDNIYISTTENNSVEILCQKSKFNIIHMNAEDFPEIPNINENIFFSIPQNTLKNMIKSTIFATAQDEARPILTGILFEIKNKKLNLVALDGYRLALKSEFLDNENVINAVIPGKTLNEVSKILDDDNESVNITFTPNHILFNLINTKVISRLLQGEFIKYNSIIPEEYSLRVTANKSELLDCIERASLMAKDSNTNLIKLKIEQNNMIITSNSQIGMVREELNILLEGDTLQIAFNSKYLIDVLKIMEDEEIVMEFSGSVSPCIIKNSKKNNCIYLVLPVRLLNN encoded by the coding sequence ATGAAATTCCTATGTACAAAAAACAAATTACAAGAATCCATATTTACGGTTCAAAAAGCAATAACTGGTAAATCCAGTATGCCCGTATTAAATGGCATACTTTTAGAAGCTCATAACGATACAATAAAACTAACGGGTTCTGATATAGACTTGAGTATAATAACAACCATACAAGCAGAAGTACAAGAAGAAGGATCCATAGTAATTGATTCTAGAATATTTGGAGATATCATACGAAAATTACCAAACGATAATATATATATATCCACAACTGAGAATAACTCTGTAGAAATATTATGCCAAAAATCAAAATTTAATATTATTCACATGAATGCAGAAGATTTTCCTGAAATACCTAACATAAACGAAAATATATTTTTTTCTATACCTCAAAATACATTAAAAAATATGATAAAAAGTACTATATTTGCTACAGCACAGGATGAGGCAAGACCTATACTTACAGGTATTTTATTTGAAATTAAAAATAAAAAATTAAATCTAGTAGCTTTAGATGGATATAGATTAGCTTTAAAATCTGAATTTTTAGATAATGAAAATGTAATAAATGCTGTTATTCCAGGAAAAACGTTAAATGAAGTTTCAAAGATTTTAGATGATGATAATGAAAGCGTAAATATAACTTTCACTCCCAATCACATATTATTTAATTTAATAAATACAAAAGTTATATCCAGACTGTTACAAGGAGAATTTATAAAATATAATTCTATAATTCCTGAAGAATATAGTCTTAGAGTAACAGCTAATAAAAGTGAATTGTTAGATTGTATTGAAAGAGCCTCATTAATGGCCAAGGACAGTAATACAAATTTAATAAAGCTAAAAATAGAACAGAATAATATGATTATAACTTCTAATTCTCAGATAGGAATGGTTAGGGAAGAGCTAAACATACTGTTAGAGGGAGATACACTTCAAATTGCATTTAATTCAAAATATTTGATAGATGTACTTAAGATAATGGAAGATGAGGAAATTGTGATGGAATTTTCAGGTAGTGTAAGCCCTTGTATTATAAAAAACAGCAAAAAAAATAATTGTATTTACTTAGTACTGCCAGTTAGGCTATTAAATAATTAA